CATTTTCATACCATGTGTCAGTCTGCATGTGTTAAGaatgtaggaaaaagaaggcTACTAAACTTGGATAGTTGgacataaaatgttttatttttacacttATAAActggaaagttcttaaaaggTAACCAATACAAAAGTTTAATTCGAAAAAAGGGGATCACCGTCAACGTTTAACCAAGGAAACTTAGGAGTTAATATAAAACGCTTCAAGTAATATACAATAAGTTTCAATAATCCTCTCAGACagaaaattagacaaaagCACGTCGGTCAATAAATCGGTTACatccttttcctctttttttgcgTTTGCTTGAGGTTGAATTCAGACACAATTACCTTCTTGACCAGTTCTGGAGTCAGATGAACGAATTCACCATTCTTTCTATGGTAAAATTTAAACCGCTTCATAGTAGCatcttcataaaaaaataaaagcaagtAAGAAAACTGTactttgataataaaaaaaattaaaatcactgCGAACTATCTATCACCTATGATGGCGGCCATGTGTTCATCGTTCATCGAACTACAATTCGCACtagccaaaaaatcaaaagtaaacGTGTGTCGCATCAATTGTCGCACAAAAATCGAACATGTGGTGTTCTCAGCAAGCCTGTTGAGAAATCTTTCATCAAACGGGAAAGagttctgaaaaataaagagagctAAAGCGATAAGAATAACTTAAAAAGGACTTCATTTTACCGCATAAAGTCCATCCGCATGCGCATGGCTGATCTTCCCCTTTGCTTCCTTGACTTCGACCTTGGCCTTTACCCTCCTGCCTTcagcttcttttttaatcTCAACTTTGGGCCTTTCTTTCATCTTCCCTTTCTTATCTTCCTCAGCCTTCACTTTTTTCACTGTGGCGGAAGCCTCGCTTTGGAGGGGAGACGGACGGAGAGTAATGTTGCTTCTGAAGATACCTGCATTTATAAGTGAAATAGAAATGTAACATTTCAATAacagataataaaataaaacttaaaagatTATAAATGTACTTTTTCccatcaattgttttttaaggttttCTATTTCCAATTGCTTCTCATTCAGTTCAGATACTAATCGATCGATGAGATCCGTTTTGAAGTAGATTTCTTCCTTTATCGATGACAACTGTTTCAGCAAAGCGTTATCAGAAAACTTGTTGAAATCTCGGGAGTCGTATCTTTTGGTTGGTGAAGGAGAATCGCGATATCTCAGTTTATGTTTGTAGCAACATACGAGATCGAACATACATTCAGGATGATTGCAGTGTTCATAAAATGGTCTAGTCGAATTCAAGCTATCACAGATGCAACCCATGGTGCAGAAACGTTTTTTGCACTCGACAGTCAAGCGACGCTTGTATGGGGGAAAGGGAACAtctgtttgaaaattaaatcacCATTATCCGAAAATCTTAAATCAAATAGATGAAAAATAACTTACTGTAATCTTCGTAATACGGCTCTGCTGAAAGAACGAATAATGAAGCATCCATGCTGTTCACGTCTCTAAAAAATGAAGGAGCTAATTTTCTGCCTTTCTTCAAACGAGATGAGAGTTTCAATGTCTTTTCAGCTGCGCTACTGGCAACAAATTGTTCCAAGGCATCCGCGGTCGTGAATGAGTGAATCTTTagataaaagcaaaattcGATTTGGATAGAACATTGGAAACCGATGCAAAATTCGGATACCATAAATCCATCGATTATATCGCACTGGCCAACATCAAGCTCTTTTTCCAGTTTGAAGCCGATTACTTCCCTGGCAGTATTTTGAGTATCGAAGTGCATAactaaattaagaaa
This DNA window, taken from Daphnia pulex isolate KAP4 chromosome 2, ASM2113471v1, encodes the following:
- the LOC124209094 gene encoding uncharacterized protein LOC124209094; translation: MTQLTEESKENERVARKGVDLHSNETHDPGNQHFSKDNYLSSTFLSVDTTDFSLASLSLDSDIVLDEVQNSDCTLQPHLDVNASTSPSTDVMHFDTQNTAREVIGFKLEKELDVGQCDIIDGFMIHSFTTADALEQFVASSAAEKTLKLSSRLKKGRKLAPSFFRDVNSMDASLFVLSAEPYYEDYNVPFPPYKRRLTVECKKRFCTMGCICDSLNSTRPFYEHCNHPECMFDLVCCYKHKLRYRDSPSPTKRYDSRDFNKFSDNALLKQLSSIKEEIYFKTDLIDRLVSELNEKQLEIENLKKQLMGKSIFRSNITLRPSPLQSEASATVKKVKAEEDKKGKMKERPKVEIKKEAEGRRVKAKVEVKEAKGKISHAHADGLYANSFPFDERFLNRLAENTTCSIFVRQLMRHTFTFDFLASANCSSMNDEHMAAIIDATMKRFKFYHRKNGEFVHLTPELVKKVIVSEFNLKQTQKKRKRM